The region TGCAGGAACAGGGGGACGCCCAGCAACGCGGCGGAAAGCGCGACCGGCACCGAGGCGTATCCCCCGACGCCGAAGACCAGGTCCGGACGGCGCCGCCTCAAGACCGCCACCGCCGCGGGAAATCCGAGCGCCATCCGGAACGCGCCCGGGATGGCCCCGATCCCCTTCCCACGAACCTGTCCGGAGGGGACGAAGTCGATCGGGAATCCCCGGGCCGGGACGGCCCGCGCCTCGAGACCTTCCCTTGTCCCGACGAAGGATACGGCGCCGTCGGGATGGAGGGAGAGAAAGGCATCAGCAAGGGCGATCCCCGGAAAGACGTGCCCACCGGTTCCTCCCCCGGCTACGATCATCCGCAGTGGCAAGGCCATCCGCCCCCTTCAGGGATATGTTCATCAGCACGCCGATCGCCGCCAGGTGCAGCACCAGGGAACTCCCCCCGTAGCTCAGGAACGGAAGCACCATCCCCTTCGGCGGGAGCATCGAGAGACCCACCATCATGTTCATCAGCGCCTGGATGCCGATCACGGAGGAAACCCCCATGGCCAGGTACATTCCGAACGGGTCCCGCGCCCGGCGCGCAATCCGGTACCCCACCCACACCATGGTGAGGAAGCACGCGCCGACCAGCGTCACGCCGGCGAACCCGAGTTCCTCCCCGATCACCGAAAAGATGTAGTCGGTATGCATCTCGGGCAGGTAGAACAGCTTCTGCTTCCCTCCCCCGACGCCCGTCCCGAGGAGACCCCCGTTGGAAAAGGCGATCAGGGACTGCACGACCTGGTATCCCGCCGCCTGGGCCTGCGAGATCGGGTCGAGGAACGCCTGGATCCGCGCGATGCGGTACGGCTTGGCCAGGATGAGGAGAGTGGCGCCCGCGGCGCCCACGGCGGCGAAGCCGGCCAGGAGTTTCCACGGAAACCCCGCGATGAAAACGATCACGAGGAACGACGCGAGGATCACGACGGCCATCCCGAAGTCCGGCTCCTTCAGGATCACCGCGACGAACAGCCCCATCACCGCCAGCATCGGGAGGAACGCGCGGTACCCCTGCTTCGGCTTCCCCCCGTTCCGGTCGATGGCCCACGCGGCGAAGGCGAGCAGGGCGAACTTCGCGAACTCGGAGGGCTGGAAGGTGAAGAGACGCAGGTTGATCCACCGGGAAGCGCCGTTCGCCGAGTGTCCGACCCCGGGAATGTACACCAGCAGCAGGAGCAGGAAGGCCGCCCCGACGATCCAGCCGATCCGCCGGCGGTAGAAGTCGTGGTCGACGCGCGAAAGGCCCATGGCGAGCGCGATCCCGATCGCCAGGAACAGGACCTGGCGCTTGAAGAAGTACGCCGGGTCGAGACCGTACCGGGCCGACGAACCCGCCATGACGTTCGTCGCGCTGTAGATCATGATCATGCCGAGGACCGTCAGCGACAGGGCGCACAGCGCGAGGATCAGGTTCTCGTGGCGTTTCCCGAGGTTCATCCCGGCAGTTCCTCCACGGCCTTGCGGAACGCCTCTCCGCGCTCCTCGAAGTTCCGGAACATGTCGAAGCTCGAGCACGCCGGGGAGAAGACGACGGCGTCCCCCTCCCTGGCGGCCTCGGCCGCGGCGCGCACCGCCTGGGAAAGCGTGCCGGCCACGGTGATCGGCGCCGCCCCCGCCAGTTCCCTCGACATCCTTCCGCTCGCTTCGCCCAGGAGCACGACGGCCCGGGCCTTTCGACCGAGAGCGTCCCGCAGGGGCCGGAAGTCCACCCCCTTGTCCTTTCCTCCCGCGATCAGCACCACCGGCTCGGGGAATCCGCCGAGGGCGGCGAGGACGGCGCCCACATTCGTTCCCTTGGAATCGTTGTAGTACGACACTCCCGCGACCGATCGGACGAACTCCACCCGGTGCGGCAACCCCGGGAACCGCGCAAGCTCCGCATGGACGGCCGGCGGCGGGATCTCCATCGAGCGGGCGACGGCGATCGCCGCGAGGGCGTTCTCCACGTTCTGCAGCCCGGGGATCTTCAGGACCCCCCGGGGATAACGCTCCTCCCCGGAGGCCGTGCGGAACACCATATCCTCCCCGGAAAGGAAGACGCCCTCCTCCAGGGTCCGCGATACGGAGAACGGGAGGATCCGCGCCCGGATCGAGCCCAGGCGCGCGGTCACCTCGGGGTCGTCGGCATTGACGACCGCGGTGTCCGACGGGCCCTGGTTCCGGAAGATCGCCATCTTGGCCTCGAAATACGCCTCCTTCGCCGCGTACCGGTCGCGATGGTCCTCGGTGAGGTTCAGCAGCGCCGCCACCCGGGGCCGGAAACTTGCGATCGACTCGAGCTGGAAGCTGGAGACTTCCACCACGCCCCAGTCGCAGGGATCTCCCGCGGCGGCGACGAACGGCGTCCCGAGGTTCCCCCCGACGAACACCCGCGGGAAGGCCCGGGACGCCATCCCCCCGACGAGGGTGGTCACCGTCGACTTCCCGTTGGTCCCGGTGATCGCCGCCACCTTTCCCCGGAATCGCCGGAATCCGAGCTCGAGCTCCCCCCATACCGGTACACCCGCCGCGGCGAGGGACTCCAGGGGGAGCCTCTCCCGGGGAACGCCGGGGGACACGACGAGGAGCGCACTTTCCTTGACCTCCCCTTCCCCGGGCATCCCGCGGAGGAAGTCGACCCCGGCGGGGATCGGCTCGCCCAGGGACGCCACGACGTCGGCGCGGGATCGATCGTCCCGCAGCGCGACCCGGGCTCCCTCCCCGGCCAGCAGGCGCGCCGCCAGGAGCCCGGACCGGCCGGCCCCCGCCACGATCACCTGTTTCCCCGCGAAGGTTTCCATGGTCACCGGATCTTCAGCGTGCTGATCGCCAGCAGCGCGAGGATGATCGAGATGATCCAGAACCGGACGATGATCTTCGGCTCCGCCCACCCCTGCAGCTCGAAGTGGTGGTGGATCGGCGCCATCCGGAAGATCCGCTTCTTCCGGGTCTTGTAGGAGGTCACCTGGAAGATCACCGAGAGGGCCTCCACCACGAAGATCCCTCCCACCAGCACGAGGACGAGTTCCTGCTTCACCATGACCGCCACCGTTCCCAGCGCGCCCCCCAAGGCAAGGGAGCCCGTGTCCCCCATGAACAGCTGCGCCGGGTAGGCGTTGAACCAGAGGAAGCCGAGCCCCGCCCCCGCGAGGGCGCCGCAGAAGATCGTCAACTCCCCGACGCCCGGGACGTACTGGATCTGGAGGTAGTTCGCGATCTTGACGTTGCCGGTGAGGTAGGCGAAGAGCATGTACGTCCCGGCGGCGATGATGGAGGGTCCGATCGCCAGCCCGTCCAGTCCGTCGGTCAGGTTCACGGCGTTCGAGGCCCCCACGATCACCAGGACGATGAACGG is a window of bacterium DNA encoding:
- the murD gene encoding UDP-N-acetylmuramoyl-L-alanine--D-glutamate ligase; the protein is METFAGKQVIVAGAGRSGLLAARLLAGEGARVALRDDRSRADVVASLGEPIPAGVDFLRGMPGEGEVKESALLVVSPGVPRERLPLESLAAAGVPVWGELELGFRRFRGKVAAITGTNGKSTVTTLVGGMASRAFPRVFVGGNLGTPFVAAAGDPCDWGVVEVSSFQLESIASFRPRVAALLNLTEDHRDRYAAKEAYFEAKMAIFRNQGPSDTAVVNADDPEVTARLGSIRARILPFSVSRTLEEGVFLSGEDMVFRTASGEERYPRGVLKIPGLQNVENALAAIAVARSMEIPPPAVHAELARFPGLPHRVEFVRSVAGVSYYNDSKGTNVGAVLAALGGFPEPVVLIAGGKDKGVDFRPLRDALGRKARAVVLLGEASGRMSRELAGAAPITVAGTLSQAVRAAAEAAREGDAVVFSPACSSFDMFRNFEERGEAFRKAVEELPG
- the ftsW gene encoding putative lipid II flippase FtsW; amino-acid sequence: MNLGKRHENLILALCALSLTVLGMIMIYSATNVMAGSSARYGLDPAYFFKRQVLFLAIGIALAMGLSRVDHDFYRRRIGWIVGAAFLLLLLVYIPGVGHSANGASRWINLRLFTFQPSEFAKFALLAFAAWAIDRNGGKPKQGYRAFLPMLAVMGLFVAVILKEPDFGMAVVILASFLVIVFIAGFPWKLLAGFAAVGAAGATLLILAKPYRIARIQAFLDPISQAQAAGYQVVQSLIAFSNGGLLGTGVGGGKQKLFYLPEMHTDYIFSVIGEELGFAGVTLVGACFLTMVWVGYRIARRARDPFGMYLAMGVSSVIGIQALMNMMVGLSMLPPKGMVLPFLSYGGSSLVLHLAAIGVLMNISLKGADGLATADDRSRGRNRWARLSGDRPC
- the mraY gene encoding phospho-N-acetylmuramoyl-pentapeptide-transferase encodes the protein MLYHLLFPLHVDYSFFNVFRYITFRTIYAAITALLISFLLGPWLIRVLRSHQIGQTIRLDGPESHLSKEGTPTMGGLLIVLATVIPTLLWANLANSYIWIAVFVTLGYGAIGFVDDYKKVIKKDTKGLSPRRKLVAQFALAAAAAGLIYMDIGIKDTVNIPFLKSVRPSLGFLYIPFIVLVIVGASNAVNLTDGLDGLAIGPSIIAAGTYMLFAYLTGNVKIANYLQIQYVPGVGELTIFCGALAGAGLGFLWFNAYPAQLFMGDTGSLALGGALGTVAVMVKQELVLVLVGGIFVVEALSVIFQVTSYKTRKKRIFRMAPIHHHFELQGWAEPKIIVRFWIISIILALLAISTLKIR